GCACTCTTGGCAGATCTACGATTATTACGACGGTGCAAAACTCAGCTCCGATAGCGACCGCTTCCGATTCAAACCATTTTCGCCAGTGTCGGGCCTACATCTTGCCGTGCATTTTGTGCTCGATGAGGCAGTCATCCTGTTGCTTAAGAACGGATGTGATACAAATGGGCGCGAAGGAATGGAGGTGACACCACTGCTGATGGCTATCGACAGACATATAGGTATTGCAGAGTTTCTACTTGACAATGGAGCTCATACAGGCTCTTTGGCAGGCGACAGCATAATATATTTGACTACCGCTATGGAACCGAAGAACTACGACGAAATCCTTGTCCAAAAGCTTATTGCAAAGGGcattgacgatggagaagattTTTCGTTATACTTGTTACCAGCAGCAAAGTTCGGTCACGAGATTATTGCGAAATTATTACTTGACAAGGGTGCTGCTAGTAGTGCAGTAGACAACGATCTTAATACGCCATTGCATTTAGCAATTATATATGGGCATGAAGCACTTGCGAAGTTGTTACTTGACGAGGGTGCCAACATTAATGCAACAGGCCAGTATCTTAACACACCATTACATACAGCCGTGATATATAGACAAGAAGCAATTGTGAAATTGTTACTTGACGAGGGTGCTAATACTGATGAAGTAAATCGTCTTGGTCAGAGGCCACTGCATATTGCTGCTGATGGCAATGAGGCAGTTGTTAAGTTGCTACTTGAAAAAGGTGCCAATATCGAGGCGGAGTGTAGTGGCCGGAGACCATTACATATCGCTTTTAGTGGCAACGAGGCAATTGTTAAGCTACTACTTGATAAGGGTGCAGATGTTGAGGCAGAGTATATTGGTCAGAGGCCATTGCATATCGCTGCCAGTGCTCGTGAGGCGATTGTTAAGTTACTACTAAATAAGGGTGCCAATATTGATGCAGAAGATGATCGTGGTAGGAGGCCACTGCATAAGGCTGCCAGTGGCCATGAGGCAATTGTTAAGTTACTACTTGATAAGGGTGCTAATATTGAAGCAGCAGACCATAATGGTCGTACTCCACTGCATGACGCAGTCTTTGGTGGAAAAGCAATAGTCAAGTTGTTACTTGACAACGGTGCCGATATTAATGCAACAACCGAGGAATTTAAAACGCCATTGCGTCTAGCCATTATGTATGGGAGGCAAGCAATCGCTGAGTTGTTGATTGATAAGGGTGCTAAATGGATTGAGGGAGCAGACGTTTCATAATAATGAAAAGCTTCTGTACTATGCGGTTACGCATCAACGAGAGATCATTGTTCAGCTATCAACCGACAAGGACGTCGATATCGAGGCCTTGGGTCGTTGAAGTTGGGCAATATTATCGATTCTAATGTAGTGTACTGAATTCCCTACGAGAGATGAGTGTGATTATGAGGCGGCCATTGTTGGGCAACTGAAAAACGAACTGATATTGAGATAGTAGATAATGATGGCCATACCCCATTACTGTTAGCAGCCAGAGAAATAGTGATTTTTGTTCTGTTAATAGGGAGCTATTGTAATTGTTGTAACATCCGACAGCCTAGCGCCGCTGCATCTGGCACCCATTTCATTCAGACTGAAGAGCTAGTGAAATGCCACTTGGAAAGGGGGGCTAAGGAAAGAGGTGTAGTATGGATATCGTAGATAATATGGAATGGGTACCGCTTTCAGGTGAGTCATTAGAATGTTGGAATTAGAGGAAGGTACTTGAGGTAGAAGAGTAAGAGGTCGAGTGAAATAATGAAATGCATAGTGTATATCTCTCTTGAAATTACTTTAACTACATGAGTAAACGCCAATGAGCCTATTTCATGTTGAGACTCATATTTGTTTCATCGACATTTTCGTAAAATTGACGATGCCTTAATGGCTTCTTGCCACTGCCAGTACCTTccatcaaccaaaaaaaaaaataatgcTTAGTATGGAGGGAGGGACAAGATTCGGGTTTGGCGAACTTGCTCACCACAAGCGCCAAAATATCGACCAGAACGAAAACTGTACTGTTAATGAAGTAGATCCTGATGTGTGGGAAATTGTAATTCTCTCACCTCCAGTGAAGATTGCCAAGCCCCACGTTACGACAGGCATCCAGATATTTGAGCACCTCTCTGTCAGTCTCTTCCCCCCAAGTGGGCAGCTTATCCAGGGCACTGTGCCAAGCTTCGTAGCAATCATCCAGCATTTTGCCTATGCTGTTCATCGCTTCTTGATCTGATAGATTATGTGCTTTGAGTATTGTGACCAAGTTATTTCCCGCGTCGTTTAATTCCTGCGCGAAAGTTAGAATACTTTGAGCGGTTGAAGACCTTTAGTTGTAACACAACGTAcaacttcttttttatatgACAAAATATCGTTTGAACTAAGAAATGATCAGTTTAATGCGTATAATCGTTATAATGTGATTTCACTTACAGAACCACAAGATCTACGATAGTGCTAGTGCACAATTGAAGAGACGGGTGATCCATCTGGGTTTGAGAGAGCTTTATGTCTTCGGCGTACCTGAAGCGTAAATATGTTAGAAGTTTGTATGTAGAACAAGATAGAAAAACGTACTCTACCAGCCGTATAGCCAGCACTACTCCAATCGTTCTTCTTCGGTAGCTCATGTACTGATCTACCGTTAAGACGGGAGCAGAGCTGGACTTTGAGAGTTTGGATTGATATAGAAGACCCTCGAGGTATTTCTTATGAGAATCTTTCCAGCGTTCTCGTACTTCTAGAAGCATATTagagacttcttcttcatctgaaCTTTGGCTGATTCAATTTTACCTGGCGTGTCACTCTGATGAAGACTTGTCAGCTGATATCTTCTTTGAACAGACTAGGACATGCTTACAGCTTTGATTCTATCCCATATTGCCTGAAATGCATACTGAAGAGGTTTGTCGGCTTGGACACGAGGGCCGCTATCATTCAAAATGGCAAGAATGCAgtcaacttcttcttgggctttgacTGGATCGTTTGCTAGAGGCCCTTCATCAAACTCTGTGGGTCGAATATGAGTTACTTGTCGTATAATTGTGATGGTGACGGAACTTACGATCAtcaaaataaaatatctAAAAGTCTGTCATTAGATCACCTGAAATAAGATGCAGCATAAAAGAAGATGCTTACCCAATTGGACCAGTCAACCGCTGTGCGAAACCTGTCTTTTTCAGCAGAAGGGGCCCAAACGGCGGCCGCGAATCCAAAGTCAGTCTTGTTGaacttcttttcctctttgcctTTCAATTGTAGCAATCTATCCATTGTTAGTTAAGTTACTCACAAAGCATTCAAAGTAAAATATGGAAGATCATACTCTTTGAACCACTCATCCGCTTCGGCTTTGCCACCTTGATAATGAGGGTTGATGGCTGGTTCCGTAGACATGATTGAGGAAAATAAATCTGGAATCAGGACATGCCGTGGAGAGTCTGGTATCCTTGGTAACTGAAAACTGGCTGTAGGGGTCTCTAACAGCAAGGTAGGCTCTAAAACTGTCACAGTTGTAGACATGTTTATGCAGTAATAGCCAGTCAGTTTGACTTGAAGTGTGACTTATATAGGAAGCTTAAATCCACAGTCTAAGAAGACTAATAACAAAGTATGTTTGGCTACAGTTTATTTTGAGTAGAGATATGAAGGCGTTCAATGTTTATATGTCAAAATTCCCGTTGAGCAAGCCAGGGGAAGGGGGAATATTCCGCCGTCCTCTTGGTCGAGGCCCTGAAATTTGCCGATGTCAATCTGTCTGCCGCGTATAAAGCGGATCTATCTGCAGGTACGCTGTCACTTATCCTGAGCATGTATCGTCGATCTTCTACGAATAATAATAGGAGCGACATCCAGCCCCTTAGTAATGATCCGGTTGTCGGATGTCTTGGTGATCAAGATACGGGTTAAATTTCTGCACTGTAAAAGTTATCTACTGCGGTGTCGGAAAAGGTCTGATTAGTTTTGGTAGGAGGCAATTGCTTCTTTTGGCAGCTTTCCCGTATGCTTTCGGGCCGGCCGGTGTCTTTTGCCCAATTTTCTCACTATGTATCATATCTAATGCTACTCAAAAGATCACTGCATGTCTAAGTAAGGTACCGTACTTATAATTCTCACCAGCATCTTGGTGCCACGTCATGATGTCGTTAAAATATAGCGTAGTTAAAGAGTATGGGTAAAGTGCACTGCCGTGTAGCGGTGAATTGTTCATCAAGTCGGATCGCACCCGAGACGCACAGACTTCAAGATCAACATAGACCGGACAACTTACAACGGTATTGAATAGGTAAGGGTTTAGCGATACAGGAGGTAAAAGACCAGGAAGGGCCCTGCGTTTCCTGCAGACAACTGACATATCATATTGGGAATACGGAGCCGAAACAGGCCCTGATTTCGTCCGCAGAACTACCCTGGGATGCTTCGACAGTGATTTAGCAACGATTGCTTCTGTACCATTCCAAATGAGATAATTTTGATACAATCCAAAGGGTCCTGTAGCCTATAATACATGATGTTGCCTTTTCTCCAGTCCATGTCGCATTGTCAAAAATTCCCGATTACGAGTATCCCAGCAGGCATATTGAGCAAAACCGTCGCGTACTTCGTCGGCAATTGATATTGTTGTCAGAATGTTGTATAATATATATAGGACATATCAGTTAACTTGTAGGGATACAAAGTGACTAACAAGGATTTTCGGCATTTATTGTACGTTAGGCTTATTAGTGGGCTATGTAGGTTGATACTCATCCCGGTTTACAGGGACGTTTTACCTCTTATCTCTCCGCTAATGTGACAACCCGAAATGTCAAAACCAGTCCCCCTGTCCACTGTACTCGGTGAGCCATAGTGGATTTGTTCATGATTacctggcctggctgcttTTGTTGTGTTGAGGTGGACCAAGGCGCCGATCGACTTCCTTTTGCAACCCCCCTGTCAGGATATGCCGTGCCGACATGGATCGAGGGTCACAACTGGTTCCGACTTACCCGGTGATGACATTGAAGGCACATGATGGCAGCGTACTGATATAAAAACAAGCATGacctcttcaatctctccaTTCACATTTGAGAGCAGCCGAAGTAAGACAGCAATCGTCGTTGGTATATATTTAGGTAAAACTATACTGCTATATACATGGTTTATGTTCTAGAATGGTCCAAGAACTTTTGAGAGTACCAAATCCTTTCGTCACTCATTTTATATGTACAGTGAAGAGGTTTTAGCCTGGTTTATGAAGGAGGAGCACCGACATAGACTGTCAGAACATTGGGAGCCCCTGAAGCCAAGGTGCCCGAGGCATTCTCATTACCATCTGGGTTGACATCGTCATAAGGGAAAGCGTAGCCTCGACCATCAATTTCAAATTGGTGAACGAGACGGCTGTAGTGGTTGGTAGGGCTGACTGTGTAGTATGAAGACTGGCCCAGGCCTGGCTGGACGTTGCCaccagcaagcagcaaggtGGATCGGACAAAGGCAGCACACAGACGGGGAACAACGGCTGCATGGACGGCATTGTCACCGCCCTGAATGGCGAATGGCCCACTGTTGCAGCCCCAGATATCTCCTGCAGTCGGCTTAGCGTAGCCACGGTTGTCGCCATTGCAGTTAAGCGTGCTGCCAGAGACCTGGCAGTTGACGCTGCCAGCAGAGGTTTGTGTGTTGATGGTGAGAGGAGTGCTGGTATAATGGCTCCAGACTTGGTCAACATAGGCGCTCCAGTAGTTCTGGAAGGCCGCTGCATTGATGACACTGTAGTCACCTGGAGACAGCGCACGAACGAGAGTTCCAGCGGAATTGGCAATACACATAGAAGACCAGGGGAAGCCGTCAACGCTAGCCTGTTGAACCAAGCCCTGGCAAATCTGGGTGAGTGCGGAAGATCCAAGGCCTTTCGTGGTCTGGGTGGCGCTTCCATCTGTGGTACTCAAGCTCATACTGAGGATTATGCCGACAAAATCGACGTAGCTGATGTTTGCGTAGACAGCCAAGTCAGTAGTATAAGTGAGCTCAACAAAGCCCCAGAGAAGGCCTGAACTCGGGTCTTGAAGGTTGAACTGGGATGGCTGCACCAAGCCATCGCCGTTGGGAATCTTGACCATGAAGAACTGGAGATTGCCCACTGAAAAGTAGATACGCGCAGAGCTGATGACAATAGGCACATTCACCGTGATGGATTGGCCTTGAGCAGGCAGTGCAATGTTGATGGGGGTGCTGATCGGAACAGGGACACTGGAGCCTCCAGAGCTGGGATACACAAGACTGCCATCACCCCTGACAAAAACGACCCGGTTGTCGGTGTCCAGGCCAGAAATGTATGCATTGACCTGACCACCGGAGAAGTTGTTGACGAGCTGGATTGGTAGGTGTCCAGCCTGAGCCCGAGCCTGAATGGCATGCTTGGAGACTGTTGTTGAACTATGATAGGTTCCGTTGAGAGTGTTGTTTGCCGTGATAACGATGTCGTCAACACCTCCAGGCTTGGCGATGGAAAAGGGTGATACTCTTGGAATGAGGGAAGGGGCCGCTGCTACTGCACCAATGAGGGCAGTAAGGATAGTGAGTGTCCTCATGATGTAAGGACTTGTATGAATTCAGAATGGAAAGGAGCGATAATGATGGTGCAAAGGAATTAACACTTTCCCTCTGAGTTTTGGAACCAATCCAATGAGTTGAGCTCTGATGAACATGTCTATCTGTGAATAACCCTCTATATATACTTGTGTCTCAAGTGTCTCAAGAGGCATTATCAAGAAGCTGTACTCGATCCCCATCATCTCAAGACAGATTTCGGGCCGAAGTGTTTTGCGCAACGGAGATAGAGACAACCCATTGCCGACTGATTTGTACCGGCATGAAGTTATCTCTTTACTGTTGTAGCATAGCATCGGGCTTCCTTCGGTGGCTTGGACTGGAAAGGTTCGGGGTTGAGAGTTGCTGCTTCTAGTTTCCAGGCTATTACGTCCTTGTTTGCCGTGTAGAATGCTCTCAGGAGCCAGGGTTATGCAGTAATTGCGGGTAATGGTTCAGGAATAGTACTAAAATTCAAGGTTTTGGGCTGTACTTGTGCTTCATCTAGCTGCAATATCGGCATAACGTAATGGCTGAGTGGGTTATAGCCGCAACCGCAACTCTTCGAACCCATGTTATCAGACTGACTAAATGCCAACTGGTTGCAACAAAAGAGTCAGATGAAGCTGTCAGTCACTTCTTAAGCCAAAGAGAATGCTCATCTGTTACGAAATTTCGCTTTGTAATACTCATTTTGAGAACTTGGGATGACTGATAGTCAACATAGTTTCGAGCACATGGTTAGTTCCCGCAACGCCCGCTGCTGATAGCCTAGCCAGGATTGAAAACTTGTCTTGTGCCAATAAATCCCCCTGGATTTAGGATGAGGCTGTGAGTACATATATTACCCTTCTAGGTAACAAATAAGGTCACGTCCTCACACCATCGCGGACTCTAGCGCTCCGAGATTCGGGCTAATAAAGCACAAGTTGCTGCACCCCACACTTTGCTAAGATGCAATGCAGGTCATGACACACTGATCGTTGCAACGTGACAAGAGTGAGTAGGGcacttgttcttttcttccaaAACGCCCGCACAGGTAATGAAGCGCTAGTAATCTTGCATATTGCAGCTGATACCGAAGGAGATTTCTTCGTGAACATGATCTACAGACATGTGACTGGTGATAGAGCTGCGGACATGGGATTGCCTCGGCAGTTTGAGGAATTACCAAATGCAGCTTTCCGTAGCGGCTCGTCTATAAGATATCGATCAATACTGAAGCAACTAGGGGCGTATCCACTATATCCTAACCGAACCTAGACACGGAATACTCATGTGTTCCTACCTGAGCATGTATCATGTTCGCAAGTCTGCAGTGATAATTTTTGTTTTGGCAGCCTTGTTTATAATATGACTTCGTGTGGCTTACACTGCAGTATTACCTATCTACTGTGGAACTCGCACGTTACATCCAGGCGTCATTGTATTTCCAAGCTTCCTTAACTTACATCTATTAATTTGTATATGCTGTCTGCTCACAAAATAGCGCATGTTGTGGCTGAAGTCGAAGAGGTGTTCAACCCCAGATCGAGCATGGGTTACAGCACATGTGCCTCAGTAGTCTGCATGTTACCCCTGGAATAGAGATGCCTAAACTAGTAGAAATCCTTCGGGCGGATCCATAGGCCGAAGTCTTATTCGCGCGCTTCTCTGATCCTATTGGTGTTTCACTTTCTCCTTCTGGAAGTGGGTGCAATACGCTCTGTTTAATTATATCAGGTAGTATAGTATAGCAATAGGTGCGTATGAAGCGTATTAatgctgagatggagatgtgctCCATAGGCTTTGCTGATCGCATGATCGGGTGCCTATTCCTTAAGTGGAGAGTTGATGGAGACGACGATTAACAAGCGTTTCGTCCACCTAATTTGGCTAATCACGGAGTTCGACCGAAGATGAATGCTCGGTGCTTTTTCCATTGGCTAAAACATTCCTTTGGTGGAGTATTTTAACTTGATATCGCGTAGATGGAATCGGTAGTGCACTTGCACTGCATACAAACTTGCCAATGAATGCAACTGAGGCACATTTCTTTACCCATTTACGGATGTGTCTATTCCGTGCTCGTCAAATGATtccaaaagctgccaagataTCTGTCTAGTCAAAATATT
The sequence above is drawn from the Trichoderma breve strain T069 chromosome 5, whole genome shotgun sequence genome and encodes:
- a CDS encoding terpene synthase family, metal binding domain-containing protein translates to MSTEPAINPHYQGGKAEADEWFKELLQLKGKEEKKFNKTDFGFAAAVWAPSAEKDRFRTAVDWSNWIFYFDDQFDEGPLANDPVKAQEEVDCILAILNDSGPRVQADKPLQYAFQAIWDRIKASDTPEVRERWKDSHKKYLEGLLYQSKLSKSSSAPVLTVDQYMSYRRRTIGVVLAIRLVEYAEDIKLSQTQMDHPSLQLCTSTIVDLVVLSNDILSYKKEVELNDAGNNLVTILKAHNLSDQEAMNSIGKMLDDCYEAWHSALDKLPTWGEETDREVLKYLDACRNVGLGNLHWSFRSGRYFGACGEQVRQTRILSLPPY
- a CDS encoding beta-1,3-glucanase domain-containing protein, which gives rise to MRTLTILTALIGAVAAAPSLIPRVSPFSIAKPGGVDDIVITANNTLNGTYHSSTTVSKHAIQARAQAGHLPIQLVNNFSGGQVNAYISGLDTDNRVVFVRGDGSLVYPSSGGSSVPVPISTPINIALPAQGQSITVNVPIVISSARIYFSVGNLQFFMVKIPNGDGLVQPSQFNLQDPSSGLLWGFVELTYTTDLAVYANISYVDFVGIILSMSLSTTDGSATQTTKGLGSSALTQICQGLVQQASVDGFPWSSMCIANSAGTLVRALSPGDYSVINAAAFQNYWSAYVDQVWSHYTSTPLTINTQTSAGSVNCQVSGSTLNCNGDNRGYAKPTAGDIWGCNSGPFAIQGGDNAVHAAVVPRLCAAFVRSTLLLAGGNVQPGLGQSSYYTVSPTNHYSRLVHQFEIDGRGYAFPYDDVNPDGNENASGTLASGAPNVLTVYVGAPPS